The following proteins come from a genomic window of Sulfurospirillum tamanense:
- a CDS encoding alkylphosphonate utilization protein encodes METRDSNGNILADGDTVMTVKDLKVKGMPKTLKRGEAIKGIRLTSNANEVECRIGKSTVVLKTEFLKKA; translated from the coding sequence ATGGAAACACGTGATAGTAACGGAAATATCTTAGCCGATGGCGACACGGTAATGACGGTAAAAGATTTAAAAGTCAAAGGAATGCCAAAAACCCTCAAGCGTGGTGAAGCCATCAAAGGCATTCGTCTTACAAGCAATGCAAACGAAGTAGAGTGCCGCATTGGCAAGAGCACAGTAGTGTTAAAAACAGAGTTTTTGAAAAAAGCGTAA